The genomic window TCGTCGCCGCGTGCGACCGGATGCCGGATGCGGTCGAGCACGCGCGCGGTCACGGCAGGGTCCAGGAGCGACTCGCCGCGCCCCACCCGCCGGATCCCGTCGACGAGGTGGTTGCCGCGGATCCGCTTGAGCACATAGCCGGAGGCCCCTGCCATGATCGCGTCGAACAACGCGCGACCCTCGGAGTACGACGTGAGCATCAGGACGGCGATGTCGGGATGCTCCGCCCGCAAATCCCGGCACACATCGATCCCCGACCGGTCCGGCAGTCGGATGTCCAGGACCACCACGTCGGGATGATGGGAACGCGCACCGAGCATCGCGTCCGCTGCGGTGCCGGCCTCGGCGACGACCTCGAGATCCTCACATCCACCGATCAGGGCGCGAAGGCCGGACCGGACAACCTCGTGGTCATCGACCAGCATCACCCGCGTGACAGGTCGAAGGTCACCGGATCGGCTCCGCATATCGGTCATGTCAGCAAGTCAAGACTCCCGCACTCACCACCGACAGGGAATGACGTGCCGTCGTGTTCGGGACCAAATGCACCGTGCCAGGGGCCGAACGACCCGAGTGGGTGCGTCAGCGGCGCGACGCCAACGCCGCGCTGACGGCCGGAGCGAGCGCATCGGCCAGCAGTTCGTAGCCCCGCGACGACGGATGGAAGCCGTCGATGCTGAGGGCCTCCGGAAGCCGGCGGAACGCGGGGCCTGCGCTGCGCCGTGCATCGACGAACTCGACGTCGGTGACCCGACGCACGACCCGTCGCTGGATCCAACCGAGCATTCGCCCGTAGGCGACGGCGATGTCCCGCAACGGGTGCCCGACGATCGTGAGCGTGCGCAGCTCAGGCAGGCTGCAGACGATGACGGGCGCGTCCAGCCGGTCACGCAACATGGTGTAGAGGTGACGAACCGCGCGGCCGTAGGCCCACGGTGATGTCACGTGCACGATGTCGTTCATGCCGGCCACGACGATGACGGCGTCGGGTGGGGCACGGTCGTCCAGGGCGGTCACCTGCCGCGCCGCGACGTCGGCCGTCCGCGCGCCTGACACGCCCAGCGCACGGACGTGCACCCGCCGGCCGGTCGTGTCGGCGACCCGCTGGCCGATCTGCACTGCGAGGCAGCCCTCGAGACGGTCCGCGCCGATCCCGGCGACCGACGAGTCTCCCAGTGCGACGAGCCGCCACGACGGTGGCGCGACGAGCGCGACCCGCGGATGGACCTCGACATCGATCGCCGTCACTGGGGGATCGAGATGCACGACTCCGCGCGCCCGGCGCAGATCGCGCCACACGCTCCACAGCGCCGCCAACAGCCCTGTCACCGCCGTTGGGACGACTGCACCGCCGAGACCGGTGCCGGAGGACGCCGAGCTCTTCACGCGCCCCATTGTGCGCCACGGCCGCGCTGGTTGGCACGGCTTCGACGCGTGGGACAACGCCGGCGAGGACAGCGCCGACACACTGATCCCGGCAGCACCTCGCGGTCGGCGACGTGATCGCTGACGCGATGGGGCCGTTCGGCGCGGAGGACGCCTACGAACTGCTCGACGCCGTGTTCACGCGAAGGATGTCGACCGGCATCACCGCGATCAGTGCCATGCCGATCCGCCGGTGCCGCGCGCGCGGACAGCGACGGACGGGCGCAGCGCCCGTCCGTCACCGGTCACGTGCTGGGTCGCTCTGTCAGACCTGCGCCGGGCGGTCATCCACCCGGCCTGCGACGGATGGCTCGTCGTCCGGTGGCGGCGGTGACGGGGGCGCTGGCTCGGTCTCACCGCCGTCCAGGCGGAAGGGCGGATACTCGTCGGTCATCAACGCGATGTAGACGACCACCCGGTACACCCAGCGGTTGAGGCCCATCACGAAGTCGTACAGCCCGCGTGGATACCGGCCCGTGAACAGCAGCGCGAAGGCCGCGATCATGACCAGCACGATGATCAGCCCACCGCCGGCGACCTGCACACGGTCCACCGGTGCGTCGGCGGTCGTCCACGTCACGCCGTTGCCGACCAGCACACCCAGCACGATGTAGTGCGGGATGGCGAGCAGCCACCACTTGATCAGCACCAGGCCGCGCGACAGCGGGCCCGGCTCCTCGATGTGCAGGCGTGCTGGGTAGTCGGGAACATCGGCCAGCGTGAATGGCGGATAGCGATCGGTGGCGAGCGCGCTGTACCCGTAGTACCCGACCCGCCAACTCCACCGGAGCACGCCGGAGGTGAACATGAAGATCCCGCGGGGATAACGCCCGGTGATCAGGATCGCGATGCCCGCGACCAGCGTCAGCAGCGCGAAGGCGATCCACAGCAGCGCGAGCACGATGTAGTGCGGGATGAGCAGAAGCCACTTGACGATCCACAGTCCGCGGCTGGGCTTGTCCAGCCTCGCCTCCACCATGACGGGGTAGATCCGGTCGGCCGACGACATCGGAGCGCCGACCGCGACCCGCTCGCCGGGTGCGCGATCCGCTGCACCGACCGTCGCCGCGATCAGCAGCGCGATCGCGCCGCCGAGCGCCAGGAGACCGAACACCAGCAGCGCGATCCCGACCGGAGACAGGATCCCCGTGGCGACGCCGGTTGTCGCTTCGACCGCGAACCCGGGTGACGCGTCGGCCGCCATCACGACGACGGCCCAGTTGCCGGAACGTACATCCCACGTGATGGTCTGCTCACCAGCACCGGTGCTCGAGGCGTCCCAGAACGTCTGGGTGTCTGGCGGCTCGGCCACGCGGTCG from Euzebyales bacterium includes these protein-coding regions:
- a CDS encoding SGNH/GDSL hydrolase family protein, which gives rise to MTGLLAALWSVWRDLRRARGVVHLDPPVTAIDVEVHPRVALVAPPSWRLVALGDSSVAGIGADRLEGCLAVQIGQRVADTTGRRVHVRALGVSGARTADVAARQVTALDDRAPPDAVIVVAGMNDIVHVTSPWAYGRAVRHLYTMLRDRLDAPVIVCSLPELRTLTIVGHPLRDIAVAYGRMLGWIQRRVVRRVTDVEFVDARRSAGPAFRRLPEALSIDGFHPSSRGYELLADALAPAVSAALASRR
- a CDS encoding response regulator transcription factor is translated as MLVDDHEVVRSGLRALIGGCEDLEVVAEAGTAADAMLGARSHHPDVVVLDIRLPDRSGIDVCRDLRAEHPDIAVLMLTSYSEGRALFDAIMAGASGYVLKRIRGNHLVDGIRRVGRGESLLDPAVTARVLDRIRHPVARGD
- a CDS encoding DUF4389 domain-containing protein is translated as MTATRVTVIVLGAISGLIGLALVAAGLALLVFDAAGQDDDGYFTSPSYQLSTDGYAITSEDIDLRVEADPAGWVPDFGDVSARVTVVPEGASDEVFVGIGPKDDVDRYLGGVSHDVITRLGDDPDEVAYGRIDGDRVAEPPDTQTFWDASSTGAGEQTITWDVRSGNWAVVVMAADASPGFAVEATTGVATGILSPVGIALLVFGLLALGGAIALLIAATVGAADRAPGERVAVGAPMSSADRIYPVMVEARLDKPSRGLWIVKWLLLIPHYIVLALLWIAFALLTLVAGIAILITGRYPRGIFMFTSGVLRWSWRVGYYGYSALATDRYPPFTLADVPDYPARLHIEEPGPLSRGLVLIKWWLLAIPHYIVLGVLVGNGVTWTTADAPVDRVQVAGGGLIIVLVMIAAFALLFTGRYPRGLYDFVMGLNRWVYRVVVYIALMTDEYPPFRLDGGETEPAPPSPPPPDDEPSVAGRVDDRPAQV